The following are encoded in a window of Arvicanthis niloticus isolate mArvNil1 chromosome 1, mArvNil1.pat.X, whole genome shotgun sequence genomic DNA:
- the LOC117717213 gene encoding NACHT, LRR and PYD domains-containing protein 6-like isoform X1 codes for MPLEPPAPVTTLPIHSTEAVARELLLAALEDLSQEQLKRFRHKLRDAPLNGRSIPWGQLERADVVDLVYKLIEFYEPKPAIEMTRQVLKKSDIRDVALRLKEQQLQRLGPTSAILSKYKKTYREHVQRKHAKVKERNARSVKINKRFTKLLIAPERGAVEDKVLGPSEEPEPERARRSDTHTLNRLFRGNDDVGQHPMTVVLQGPAGIGKTMAAKKILYDWAAGKLYHNQVDFAFFMPCGELLEQRDPRSLADLILDQCPDRTAPVEQILEQPSRLLFILDGADELPTLAAPEATPCKDPFEPTSGLRVLSGLLSKELLPSALLLVTTRNADPGRLQGRLCSPQCAEVRGFSDKDKKKYFFKFFLDERKAERAYRFVKENETLFALCFVPFVCWIVCTVLQQQLALGQDLSRISKTTTSVYLLFIISMLKSAGPRVQGELRMLCRLAREGILNHKAQFSEKDLEELKLQGSQVQTIFLSKKELPGVLETMVTYQFIDHSFQEFLAALSYLLEAERAPGTPAGGVQKLLNSDAELRGHLALTTRFLFGLLSKERIGDIGKHFGCVVPEHVKKDTLQWVQKQSHHKGAPVRANRNDELEDTEEAEEEEEEDLSFGLELLYCLYETQEEDFVRQALSKLPEIVLERIRLTSMDLEVLSYCMKCSPDGQALRLVSCGLVEAKGKKKKKKKNLLKRLKGSQSTKKQPPVSLLRPLCDTMTTPQCHLSILILSHCKLPDAVCRDLSEALKVAPALREFGLLQVRLTDTGLRLLSEGLAWPKCQVQTLRMQLPGLHQVIHYLVIVLQQSPILTTLDLSGCQLPGPMVEPLCSALKHPKCCLKTLSLTSVELTENSLRDLQAVKASRPDLVIIHSK; via the exons ATGCCGCTGGAGCCTCCTGCTCCAG TGACAACTCTGCCCATCCACAGCACGGAGGCAGTGGCAAGGGAGCTACTTCTGGCCGCACTGGAGGATCTGAGCCAGGAGCAGCTGAAGCGCTTTCGCCACAAGCTGAGGGATGCGCCCCTCAATGGCCGCAGCATCCCGTGGGGGCAGCTGGAGCGAGCAGACGTCGTGGACCTCGTCTACAAGCTTATAGAGTTCTATGAGCCAAAACCAGCCATAGAAATGACCCGACAGGTCCTGAAGAAGTCGGATATTCGAGATGTGGCCTTGCGACTCAAGGAGCAACAGCTGCAGA GACTCGGCCCCACCTCAGCGATTCTCTCAA AATACAAGAAGACTTACCGTGAGCACGTACAAAGAAAGCATGCTAAGGTGAAAGAGAGGAATGCCCGCTCCGTGAAGATCAACAAGCGCTTCACCAAGCTGCTAATCGCGCCAGAGAGAGGCGCTGTGGAAGACAAGGTGCTGGGGCCATCAGAGGAGCCTGAGCCCGAGCGAGCTAGGCGCTCGGACACTCACACTCTTAATCGGCTCTTCCGGGGAAATGACGACGTGGGGCAGCATCCGATGACCGTGGTGCTGCAGGGCCCGGCAGGCATAGGCAAAACCATGGCCGCCAAGAAAATCCTCTACGACTGGGCAGCAGGCAAGCTATACCACAACCAGGTGGACTTTGCCTTCTTCATGCCTTGCGGAGAGCTGCTGGAGCAGCGGGATCCGCGCAGCTTGGCGGACCTGATATTAGACCAGTGCCCGGACCGCACTGCGCCAGTGGAGCAGATACTGGAGCAACCCAGTCGCCTACTGTTCATCCTGGACGGTGCAGACGAGCTGCCTACTTTAGCAGCCCCGGAGGCCACTCCCTGCAAAGACCCTTTCGAGCCAACCAGTGGCTTGAGAGTGCTGAGCGGGCTGCTGAGCAAGGAGCTCTTACCATCTGCCCTCTTGCTGGTCACTACACGCAATGCCGACCCCGGGAGGCTGCAGGGCAGACTGTGCTCGCCACAGTGCGCAGAAGTGCGCGGCTTCTCagacaaagacaagaaaaagtaTTTCTTCAAGTTCTTCCTGGACGAGAGGAAGGCGGAGCGCGCTTACCGCTTTGTGAAAGAGAATGAGACCCTATTTGCTCTGTGCTTTGTGCCATTCGTGTGCTGGATCGTTTGCACAGTGCTGCAGCAGCAGCTAGCGCTGGGCCAGGATCTGTCTCGTATCTCCAAGACCACTACTTCTGTGTACCTGCTCTTCATCATCAGCATGCTGAAGTCTGCAGGACCCCGGGTTCAGGGAGAGCTGCGCATGCTCTGCCGCCTGGCCCGGGAGGGCATCCTGAATCATAAAGCACAGTTCTCAGAAAAGGACCTGGAGGAATTGAAACTTCAGGGTTCCCAAGTTCAGACGATATTTCTCAGCAAGAAGGAGCTGCCTGGAGTCCTAGAAACTATGGTCACCTACCAGTTCATTGACCATAGCTTCCAGGAGTTCTTGGCTGCATTGTCATACCTACTAGAGGCTGAGCGAGCTCCAGGGACCCCCGCAGGAGGTGTGCAGAAGCTCCTGAACTCTGACGCAGAGCTGCGGGGTCATCTTGCACTCACTACTCGATTCCTCTTTGGCCTGCTAAGTAAAGAGAGGATTGGTGACATTGGAAAGCATTTTGGCTGTGTGGTGCCAGAGCATGTAAAAAAAGACACCCTACAGTGGGTACAAAAACAGAGCCACCACAAGGGGGCACCAGTAAGAGCAAATAGGAATGATGAGCTGGAGgacacagaggaagcagaggaggaggaggaggaggatctcaGTTTTGGACTGGAGCTGTTGTACTGCCTGTATGAGACCCAGGAGGAGGATTTTGTTCGCCAGGCTCTCAGCAAACTTCCAGAGATAGTACTGGAGCGAATTAGGTTGACCAGCATGGACCTTGAGGTTCTGAGCTACTGTATGAAGTGCAGCCCAGATGGTCAGGCTCTGAGACTGGTGAGCTGTGGGCTGGTGGAagcaaaggggaagaagaagaagaagaagaagaacctgTTGAAGCGGCTGAAGGG TTCTCAGAGCACCAAGAAACAACCCCCTGTCTCCTTGCTGCGTCCACTCTGTGACACAATGACTACCCCGCAGTGTCATCTGAGTATTCTGAT CTTGTCACACTGCAAACTCCCTGATGCAGTTTGTCGAGACCTTTCTGAGGCCCTGAAGGTAGCTCCTGCCCTAAGGGAGTTTGGCCTCCTCCAGGTCCGGCTCACTGACACAGGTCTGCGTTTACTGAGCGAAGGCCTGGCTTGGCCCAAGTGCCAGGTGCAGACACTCAG GATGCAGCTGCCTGGCCTCCACCAGGTGATCCATTACCTGGTCATCGTGCTCCAGCAGAGCCCAATCCTGACCACTCTGGACCTCAGTGGCTGTCAGCTGCCTGGCCCCATGGTGGAACCTCTGTGTTCAGCCCTGAAGCATCCTAAATGCTGCCTAAAGACCCtcag TCTGACCTCTGTGGAGCTGACTGAAAACTCACTGAGAGACCTTCAAGCTGTGAAGGCATCAAGGCCAGATCTGGTCATCATACATTCGAAATGA
- the LOC117717213 gene encoding NACHT, LRR and PYD domains-containing protein 6-like isoform X2, producing MDAAGASCSSTEAVARELLLAALEDLSQEQLKRFRHKLRDAPLNGRSIPWGQLERADVVDLVYKLIEFYEPKPAIEMTRQVLKKSDIRDVALRLKEQQLQRLGPTSAILSKYKKTYREHVQRKHAKVKERNARSVKINKRFTKLLIAPERGAVEDKVLGPSEEPEPERARRSDTHTLNRLFRGNDDVGQHPMTVVLQGPAGIGKTMAAKKILYDWAAGKLYHNQVDFAFFMPCGELLEQRDPRSLADLILDQCPDRTAPVEQILEQPSRLLFILDGADELPTLAAPEATPCKDPFEPTSGLRVLSGLLSKELLPSALLLVTTRNADPGRLQGRLCSPQCAEVRGFSDKDKKKYFFKFFLDERKAERAYRFVKENETLFALCFVPFVCWIVCTVLQQQLALGQDLSRISKTTTSVYLLFIISMLKSAGPRVQGELRMLCRLAREGILNHKAQFSEKDLEELKLQGSQVQTIFLSKKELPGVLETMVTYQFIDHSFQEFLAALSYLLEAERAPGTPAGGVQKLLNSDAELRGHLALTTRFLFGLLSKERIGDIGKHFGCVVPEHVKKDTLQWVQKQSHHKGAPVRANRNDELEDTEEAEEEEEEDLSFGLELLYCLYETQEEDFVRQALSKLPEIVLERIRLTSMDLEVLSYCMKCSPDGQALRLVSCGLVEAKGKKKKKKKNLLKRLKGSQSTKKQPPVSLLRPLCDTMTTPQCHLSILILSHCKLPDAVCRDLSEALKVAPALREFGLLQVRLTDTGLRLLSEGLAWPKCQVQTLRMQLPGLHQVIHYLVIVLQQSPILTTLDLSGCQLPGPMVEPLCSALKHPKCCLKTLSLTSVELTENSLRDLQAVKASRPDLVIIHSK from the exons ATGGATGCCGCTGGAGCCTCCTGCTCCAG CACGGAGGCAGTGGCAAGGGAGCTACTTCTGGCCGCACTGGAGGATCTGAGCCAGGAGCAGCTGAAGCGCTTTCGCCACAAGCTGAGGGATGCGCCCCTCAATGGCCGCAGCATCCCGTGGGGGCAGCTGGAGCGAGCAGACGTCGTGGACCTCGTCTACAAGCTTATAGAGTTCTATGAGCCAAAACCAGCCATAGAAATGACCCGACAGGTCCTGAAGAAGTCGGATATTCGAGATGTGGCCTTGCGACTCAAGGAGCAACAGCTGCAGA GACTCGGCCCCACCTCAGCGATTCTCTCAA AATACAAGAAGACTTACCGTGAGCACGTACAAAGAAAGCATGCTAAGGTGAAAGAGAGGAATGCCCGCTCCGTGAAGATCAACAAGCGCTTCACCAAGCTGCTAATCGCGCCAGAGAGAGGCGCTGTGGAAGACAAGGTGCTGGGGCCATCAGAGGAGCCTGAGCCCGAGCGAGCTAGGCGCTCGGACACTCACACTCTTAATCGGCTCTTCCGGGGAAATGACGACGTGGGGCAGCATCCGATGACCGTGGTGCTGCAGGGCCCGGCAGGCATAGGCAAAACCATGGCCGCCAAGAAAATCCTCTACGACTGGGCAGCAGGCAAGCTATACCACAACCAGGTGGACTTTGCCTTCTTCATGCCTTGCGGAGAGCTGCTGGAGCAGCGGGATCCGCGCAGCTTGGCGGACCTGATATTAGACCAGTGCCCGGACCGCACTGCGCCAGTGGAGCAGATACTGGAGCAACCCAGTCGCCTACTGTTCATCCTGGACGGTGCAGACGAGCTGCCTACTTTAGCAGCCCCGGAGGCCACTCCCTGCAAAGACCCTTTCGAGCCAACCAGTGGCTTGAGAGTGCTGAGCGGGCTGCTGAGCAAGGAGCTCTTACCATCTGCCCTCTTGCTGGTCACTACACGCAATGCCGACCCCGGGAGGCTGCAGGGCAGACTGTGCTCGCCACAGTGCGCAGAAGTGCGCGGCTTCTCagacaaagacaagaaaaagtaTTTCTTCAAGTTCTTCCTGGACGAGAGGAAGGCGGAGCGCGCTTACCGCTTTGTGAAAGAGAATGAGACCCTATTTGCTCTGTGCTTTGTGCCATTCGTGTGCTGGATCGTTTGCACAGTGCTGCAGCAGCAGCTAGCGCTGGGCCAGGATCTGTCTCGTATCTCCAAGACCACTACTTCTGTGTACCTGCTCTTCATCATCAGCATGCTGAAGTCTGCAGGACCCCGGGTTCAGGGAGAGCTGCGCATGCTCTGCCGCCTGGCCCGGGAGGGCATCCTGAATCATAAAGCACAGTTCTCAGAAAAGGACCTGGAGGAATTGAAACTTCAGGGTTCCCAAGTTCAGACGATATTTCTCAGCAAGAAGGAGCTGCCTGGAGTCCTAGAAACTATGGTCACCTACCAGTTCATTGACCATAGCTTCCAGGAGTTCTTGGCTGCATTGTCATACCTACTAGAGGCTGAGCGAGCTCCAGGGACCCCCGCAGGAGGTGTGCAGAAGCTCCTGAACTCTGACGCAGAGCTGCGGGGTCATCTTGCACTCACTACTCGATTCCTCTTTGGCCTGCTAAGTAAAGAGAGGATTGGTGACATTGGAAAGCATTTTGGCTGTGTGGTGCCAGAGCATGTAAAAAAAGACACCCTACAGTGGGTACAAAAACAGAGCCACCACAAGGGGGCACCAGTAAGAGCAAATAGGAATGATGAGCTGGAGgacacagaggaagcagaggaggaggaggaggaggatctcaGTTTTGGACTGGAGCTGTTGTACTGCCTGTATGAGACCCAGGAGGAGGATTTTGTTCGCCAGGCTCTCAGCAAACTTCCAGAGATAGTACTGGAGCGAATTAGGTTGACCAGCATGGACCTTGAGGTTCTGAGCTACTGTATGAAGTGCAGCCCAGATGGTCAGGCTCTGAGACTGGTGAGCTGTGGGCTGGTGGAagcaaaggggaagaagaagaagaagaagaagaacctgTTGAAGCGGCTGAAGGG TTCTCAGAGCACCAAGAAACAACCCCCTGTCTCCTTGCTGCGTCCACTCTGTGACACAATGACTACCCCGCAGTGTCATCTGAGTATTCTGAT CTTGTCACACTGCAAACTCCCTGATGCAGTTTGTCGAGACCTTTCTGAGGCCCTGAAGGTAGCTCCTGCCCTAAGGGAGTTTGGCCTCCTCCAGGTCCGGCTCACTGACACAGGTCTGCGTTTACTGAGCGAAGGCCTGGCTTGGCCCAAGTGCCAGGTGCAGACACTCAG GATGCAGCTGCCTGGCCTCCACCAGGTGATCCATTACCTGGTCATCGTGCTCCAGCAGAGCCCAATCCTGACCACTCTGGACCTCAGTGGCTGTCAGCTGCCTGGCCCCATGGTGGAACCTCTGTGTTCAGCCCTGAAGCATCCTAAATGCTGCCTAAAGACCCtcag TCTGACCTCTGTGGAGCTGACTGAAAACTCACTGAGAGACCTTCAAGCTGTGAAGGCATCAAGGCCAGATCTGGTCATCATACATTCGAAATGA